The DNA segment GCCATGCAGGTTGCGCATCGCAGCCATGTGATCAACATGCTCGACGGCGCCGCCCTGCGCGCCGTGATCGAAGCCGAGAAGCCGCACTTCATCGTACCGGAAATCGAAGCCATCGCCACCGCCACCCTGGTCGAGCTTGAAGCTGAAGGCTTCACCGTGATCCCGACCGCCCGTGCCGCGCAGTTGACCATGAACCGCGAAGGCATCCGTCGTCTGGCCGCTGAAGAACTCGACCTGCCGACCTCGCCGTATCACTTTGCCGATACCTTCGAGGACTACAGCAAAGCCGTTGAAGACCTCGGCTTCCCATGCGTCGTCAAACCGGTCATGAGCTCGTCGGGCAAAGGCCAGAGCCTGCTGCGCAGCGTCGATGACGTGCAGAAGGCCTGGGACTACGCGCAAGAGGGCGGTCGCGCCGGCAAAGGGCGGGTGATCATCGAAGGTTTCATCGACTTCGACTACGAGATCACCCTGCTGACCGTGCGTCACGTCGGCGGCACCACGTTCTGCGCGCCGGTCGGTCACCGTCAGGAGAAAGGCGATTATCAGGAATCCTGGCAGCCGCAAGCCATGAGCCCGCTAGCCCTGGCTGAATCCGAGCGTGTGGCCAAAGCGGTCACCGAAGCGCTGGGCGGCCGTGGCATCTTCGGCGTCGAGCTGTTCATCAAGGGCGATCAGGTGTGGTTCAGCGAAGTGTCGCCGCGCCCGCATGACACCGGTCTGGTCACGCTGATCTCCCAGGACCTGTCCCAGTTCGCCTTGCATGCGCGGGCGATTCTGGGCTTGCCGGTACCGCTGATCCGTCAGTTCGGGCCATCGGCTTCGGCGGTGATTCTGGTGGAAGGGCAATCGACCCAGACTGCCTTCGCCAACCTCGGCGCCGCGCTGAGCGAGCCGGACACGGCGTTGCGTCTGTTCGGCAAACCTGAAGTCAACGGTCAGCGCCGCATGGGCGTGGCGCTGGCGCGGGATGAATCGATCGAGGCCGCGCGGGCGAAGGCGACCCGTGCGTCTCAAGCGGTTGTTGTAGAGCTCTAAACCGCATCGCGGCCATCGCCAGCAGGCTGGCTCCCACATTGGATTGAGTGATCACAAAATTTGTGGCCAACCGATTACCCCTGTGGGAGCCAGCCTGCTGGCGATGCTGTTGAATCAGGCAACCCGATTCAGATCGTTATTCTTCGTTTCCTTCAGGCACAGCACCGCAATCAAGCTCAGCACCGCGGCCGCCGACACATACCCGCCGACATAACTCAAACCGCCCATTGCCACCAGTTTCTGCGCGAAGAACGGTGCCGCCGAGGCTCCGACAATTCCGCCCAGGTTATACGCCGCCGACGCGCCGGTATAACGCACATGGGTCGGAAACAACTCCGGCAACAGCGCGCCCATCGGCGCGAACGTCACGCCCATCAAGAACAGTTCGATGCACAGGAACAGCGCCACGCCCCAGGTCGAGCCCTGAGTCAGCAACGGTTCCATCAGAAACCCGGAAAGCACCGCCAGCACGCCGCCGATGATCAGCACTGGTTTGCGCCCGTAACGGTCACTCGCCCAGGCTGACAACGGCGTCGCAGCGGCCATAAACAGCACTGCAAAGCACAGCAAGCCGAGGAAGGTCTCGCGGCTGTAACCCAGGGTGGACACCCCGTAGCTCAGGGAAAACACCGTCGAGATATAGAACAGCGCGTAGCACACCACCATCGCCGCTGCGCCCAGCAAGGTCGGCGCCCAGTATTGGCTGAACAGTTCAACCAGCGGCAATTTCACCCGCTCCTGACGAGCAATCGCGTTGGCGAACACCGGCGTTTCGTGCAGCTTGAGGCGTACATACAGGCCGACCATCACCAGCGCGGCGCTGAGCAGAAACGGAATGCGCCAGCCCCAGCTGCGGAACTGCTCGTCATCGAGGGTCATGGCGAGGGTCAGGAACAGACCGTTGGCGGCGAGAAAACCGATCGAAGGCCCCAGCTGCGGGAACATGCCGAACCAGGCGCGCTTGCCTTTCGGCGCGTTTTCCGTGGCCAGCAACGCAGCTCCGCCCCATTCGCCGCCCAGCCCCAGACCTTGGCCGAAGCGCAGCACGCACAACAGAATCGGCGCCCATGCGCCGATGCTGTCGTACCCCGGCAACACGCCGATCAATGTGGTGCAGACGCCCATCAGCAGCAATGAGGCGACCAACGTCGATTTGCGCCCGACGCGGTCACCGAAGTGGCCGAACAGCGCCGAGCCGAGCGGGCGGGCGAGGAAGGCGATGCCGAACGTCAGAAACGCCGAGAGCATCTGTGCGGTGCCCGATGTTTGCGGAAAAAACACCGGCCCGATCACCAGCGCGGCGGCGGTGGCGTAAACGTAGAAGTCGTAGAACTCGATGGCGGTGCCGATAAAACTGGCCGTCGCCACGCGGGTGGCGGAATTGGTCGGCTGGGCAGGCGCGTTGTCGCGCAAAGCGGTCGTGGTGGTCATGCGGTGATCCCTGACAGTCATGAGCTCCGTTGGAGCGAATTATTATGGTCGAACACCCAGGGATGTGGGGTAGGGCGCGAGCGCTGTTTCGAGTAGGAACAGTCGTCGGTTTGCGGCGGAAACAGTCGCGATCCGTGGCGTGCCGGGTAAGCACAGGGGTCGACGGCGCTTGGGTAAGCTCGGCGATTATAGGAAGGGGGCTAACGCTTGAACAAGAGGCGATCTAGCGTGCCGGTATCAAGACTGGCACAGATGAGGTCAACCAGATCAGTACTTTGCTTACGCGGTTATCTTCGGTCTCGAGGATTTCCAGGCGATAACGGCCGATCTTCAGGCAAACCGCGCTTTCCGGAATGGTTTCCAACGCCTCGGTCACCAGCCCGTTGAGGGTTTTCGGCCCGTCGCTGGGCAGGTGCCAGCCCAGGCATTTGTTCAGTTCGCGGATCGACGCGGCACCATCGATCACCATGCGCCCGTCGGCTTGCGGGTGGATGTGCGGGTTATCGAGGCTGTGCTCGCTTTCGAATTCGCCAACGATCTCTTCGAGAATATCTTCCAGCGTGACGATACCGAGCACTTCGCCGTACTCGTCGACCACCATGCCCAGGCGCCGCTGTTGCTTGTGAAAGTTCAGCAGTTGCAGTTGCAACGGGGTGCTTTCTGGAACGAAGTAGGGTTCGTAGCTGGCTGCCAGCAGGGCTTCTCGCGTAAGTTCGCCGTTGCTCAGCAAGTGGCCGACCTGACGGGTGTTGAGTACCGCTTCGACCTGATTGATGTCGCTATGAAACACCGGCAGGCGCGTGCGTTCGTTATGGCGCAGTTGCTCGATGATCGCTTCGATCGGATCGTCGAGGTTGATGCCGTCGACGTCACTGCGCGGCACCAGAATATCGTTGACGGTGATGTTGTCCAGCGCGTGGATCCCGGAGACCGGGTGCGCACGAACCGGATGCTCGGCATCGTCGTGGCGGTCGGCGGGCGCTTCGTCTTCGCTGTGTTGCACGACTTGGGCCTTGCGCACGAACGGGCTCATCAGAAGGCTGCTAAGGCGGCTGAACAGCCAGGCAAACGGATAGACAATCTTCAGCGGTACCGCCAGCAGGGTATTGCCGAGCCCCAGCACTGCATCGGGATAACGCTGGGCCACGCTGCGCGGAAAGTAATCGGCGAACACCAGCAGGATGGCGCCGACGCCGAGGCATGCTGCCCAAGGGCCGTTTTCCGCACAAAGGAAAATCGCCAGCAAGGTGGCAATCACCACCGCCAGCGCGCGGCACAGGGTGTTGCACAGGATCAGGCTGTCGAGCGGAAAGTTGAGCTTGGCCAGCGGCTTATCGCTGGCGCGCGAGGCGGTGCGCTGCGCGAGCAACTGCTGTTGCGCGATTTCGACGGCGGTAAACAGCCCTGACCACACAATCAGCAGAGCGAATACCGCGAGCATCGGCCCTATGGGCAAACCGTCCATTTATACGCCCGTCAGATGTGCAGAATGTATTCGCGAACCAGTTTGCTGCCGAAATACGCCAACATCAGCAGGCAGAAACCGGCGAGCGTCCAGCGAATCGCCTTGTGGCCGCGCCAGCCGAGGCGATTGCGCCCCCACAGCAGCACGCTGAACACGATCCACGCCAGGCACGCCAGCAGGGTCTTGTGCACCAGATGCTGGGCGAACAGGTTCTCGACGAACAGCCAGCCGGAGATCAGCGACAGCGACAGCAGCGTCCAGCCGGCCCAAAGGAAACCGAACAGCAGACTTTCCATGGTTTGCAGCGGCGGGAAGTTCTTGATCAGCCCGGACGGGTGCTTGTGCTTGAGCTGGTGGTCTTGCACCAGCAGCAGCAAGGCCTGAAACACCGCGATGGTGAACATGCCGTAGGCCAGGATCGACAGCAGGATGTGGGCGAGAATGCCCGGCTCTTCATCGATGATCTGCACCGTACCGGTCGGCGCGAATTGCGCCAGCAGTACGGTGATTGCACCGAGCGGGAACAGCAGAACCAGCAGGTTCTCCACCGGAATTCTCGAACAGGCCAGCAGGGTCAGCGCGATCACCGCTGCGGCAATCAGGCTGGAGGCGCTGAAGAAATCCAGGCCCAGGCCGATCGGCGTCAACAGATGAGTCAGCAGGCTGGCGCCGTGGGCGACGACGGCGAGCACGCCGAGGCTGACCAGCAGGCGCTTGTTCGCCTTGGCGCCAGTGGCCAGACGGGTGCTTTGATACAGGGTCGCAGCGGCATACAGGAGGGCGGCGGCGAGGGTGGTCAGTAAGCTGGGTGACAAGGGGAGCATAAATCCTGATGGGCGGGCCCGAAAGACGCTGAGTTTGGCATAGAACCGCCGCGACACGAAAGACTCGGCAAGCTGACAGCGAGGTGTGCGCCGGGCGCAGTCTTCGCTATAATCCGCGACCTGCCCACGCCGCAGGCTCGCCGAGCACATGTTGATTCCGGTCTGGGCCGCCATTATCCCGGTCTGTACAGGGCCTGAAAGGATCGCGCAATGTTTGAAAACTTAACCGACCGTCTCTCGCAGACGCTGCGCCATGTCACCGGCAAGGCGAAGCTGACCGAGGACAACATCAAAGACACCCTGCGTGAAGTGCGCATGGCGTTGCTCGAAGCCGACGTCGCGCTGCCGGTGGTCAAGGACTTCGTCAATTCGGTCAAGGAACGCGCCGTCGGCACCGAGGTGTCGCGCAGCCTGACGCCGGGCCAGGCGTTCGTGAAGATCGTCCAGGCCGAACTCGAAAGCCTGATGGGCGCCGCCAACGAAGACCTGAACCTGAGCGCCGTGCCGCCAGCAGTCATTCTGATGGCCGGTCTGCAGGGTGCCGGTAAAACCACCACCGCCGGCAAACTCGCGCGCTTCCTTAAAGAGCGCAAGAAGAAGTCGGTCATGGTCGTGTCGGCGGACGTTTACCGTCCTGCGGCGATCAAGCAGCTGGAAACCCTGGCCAACGACATCGGCGTGACGTTCTTTCCGTCCGACCTGAGCCAGAAGCCGGTCGACATCGCCAGCGCCGCTATTAAAGAAGCCAAGCTGAAATTCATCGACGTGGTCATCGTCGATACCGCCGGTCGTCTGCACATCGACGAAGAGATGATGGGCGAGATCAAGGCGCTGCACGCGGCGATCAACCCGGTCGAAACGCTGTTCGTGGTCGATGCCATGACCGGTCAGGACGCCGCCAACACGGCCAAGGCCTTTGGCGATGCGCTGCCGCTGACCGGCGTGATCCTGACCAAGGTCGACGGCGACGCCCGTGGCGGTGCTGCGCTGTCGGTGCGTGCCATCACCGGCAAGCCGATCAAGTTCATCGGTATGGGCGAGAAGAGCGAAGCGCTCGATCCGTTCCATCCCGAGCGTATCGCCTCGCGCATTCTCGGCATGGGCGACGTGCTCAGCCTGATCGAACAGGCCGAAGCGACGCTCGACAAGGACAAGGCCGACAAACTGGCCAAGAAGCTGAAGAAGGGCAAGGGCTTCGACCTCGAAGACTTCCGCGATCAGTTGCAACAGATGAAGAACATGGGCGGCCTCGGCGGGCTCATGGACAAACTGCCGAGCATCGGCGGCGTCAACCTGTCGCAGATGGGCAATGCCCAGAACGCCGCAGAGAAGCAGTTCAAGCAGATGGAAGCCATCATCAACTCGATGACCCCGGCCGAGCGCCGCGACCCGGAACTGATCAGTGGTTCGCGCAAGCGCCGCATCGCCATGGGTTCCGGCACTCAGGTGCAGGACATCGGCCGCTTGATCAAGCAGCACAAGCAGATGCAGAAGATGATGAAGAAATTCTCCGCCAAGGGCGGAATGGCGAAAATGATGCGCGGCATGGGCGGAATGTTGCCCGGCGGCGGCATGCCGAAAATGTGAGACAGGACACCAAGACTTCGCCGGTCGTCGCACCGGCGCAGACCCTGCAAGGACGCAGGATCAACAGCAAACCCGCACTCGGCGGGAGCTGACTGGCCGTTTTCATCGACGGCTCTCCATGCAAATCTGCACGGCATGCCACAGGCGCCGGAAAAAGTCATTTGCAAAAGTCCGGATATTCCTTAGAATATGCGGCCTTTCGGGCACCCATGCCCGCTGTGCATTTAGATTTGCAGCACCGACTACAGGAACGATGTTCACATGCTAACAATCCGTCTTGCCCTTGGCGGCTCCAAAAAGCGCCCGTTTTACCACCTGACCGTAACCGACTCGCGTAACCCGCGTGACGGCTCCCACAAAGAACAGGTTGGCTTCTTCAACCCTGTTGCCCGTGGTCAGGAAGTTCGTCTGTCCGTGAACCAAGAGCGCGTAGCCTACTGGCTGAGCGTTGGTGCACAGCCTTCTGAGCGCGTTGCTCAGTTGTTGAAGGAATCTGCCAAGGCTGCGGCCTGAGCAATATGAACGCGACGCCTGCTGTTGCCGATGATTTGATCGTTATTGGCAAAATTTATTCTGTTCATGGCGTTCGCGGCGAAGTGAAGGTGTATTCCTTTACTGATCCGACTGAAAACCTGTTGCAGTACAAAACCTGGACGCTCAAGCGCGAAGGCAATGTCAAACAGGTCGAGCTGGTCAGTGGACGCGGGAGCGACAAGTTCCTGGTCGCCAAGCTCAAGGGTCTTGATGATCGTGAAGAAGCTCGTCTTCTGGCCGGTTACGAGATCTGCGTGCCGCGCAACCTGTTCGCTGAATTGACCGAAGGCGAGTACTACTGGTACCAGCTGGAAGGTCTGAAGGTCATCGACACCCTTGGGCAATTGCTCGGGAAAATCGATCATCTTCTGGAAACCGGCGCCAATGATGTAATGGTCGTCAAGCCTTGCGCTGGCAGCCTGGATGATCGCGAACGCCTGTTGCCGTATACCGGGCAATGCGTGTTGGCCGTCGACCTGGCCGCGGGCGAGATGAAGGTGGATTGGGACGCGGACTTCTGACGTGGCTAACTTGCGCGTTGAAGTGATCAGTTTGTTTCCCGAGATGTTTTCCGCCATTGGCGATTACGGCATCACCAGTCGTGCGGTCAAACAGGGGCTTTTACAGCTGACCTGTTGGAATCCGCGAGATTACACGACGGATCGGCATCACACTGTGGACGATCGCCCGTTTGGCGGTGGTCCGGGCATGGTGATGAAGATCAAGCCCCTGGAAGATGCTCTGGTTCAGGCCAAGGCAGCAGCCGGGGAGGCGGCGAAGGTGATTTACCTGTCCCCCCAAGGCCGTCAGCTGACTCAGTCGGCGGTACGCGAGCTGGCACAATCGGATGCATTGATCCTGATTGCCGGCCGCTATGAAGGCATTGACGAGCGCTTTATTGAGGCTCATGTCGATGAAGAGTGGTCGATTGGCGACTATGTACTGTCTGGCGGCGAGCTGCCGGCCATGGTCCTGATCGATGCGGTTACACGACTGCTGCCTGGAGCTTTAGGGCATGCGGATTCCGCTGAGGAAGATTCCTTTACGGATGGTCTGCTGGATTGCCCGCACTACACCCGACCGGAGGTGTATGCGGATCAGCGTGTTCCCGACGTGTTGCTGAGTGGCAATCACGCGCATATCCGGCGTTGGCGTTTACAGCAGTCCCTTGGTAGGACCTATGAACGACGCGCCGATCTTCTGGAAAGCCGCTCGCTTTCTGGAGAAGAGAAGAAGCTGCTCGAGGAATACATCCGCGAGCGGGACGATAGTTAACAACGTATCGATGGTAGATCGAACGATTTACCTTAGGAGCACAGCATGACCAACAAAATCATCCTTGCACTCGAAGCAGAGCAGATGACCAAAGAAATCCCTACCTTTGCCCCGGGCGACACCATTGTCGTTCAGGTGAAAGTGAAGGAAGGCGATCGTTCCCGTCTGCAAGCGTTCGAAGGCGTTGTCATCGCCAAGCGTAACCGCGGCGTGAACAGTGCGTTCACCGTTCGTAAAATCTCCAACGGTGTTGGCGTAGAACGTACTTTCCAGACCTACTCGCCGCAAATCGACAGCATGGCTGTCAAGCGTCGCGGTGACGTACGTAAAGCCAAGCTGTACTACCTGCGCGACCTGTCGGGTAAAGCAGCTCGCATCAAGGAAAAACTGGCTTAAGTCCAGCTTCCGATGCAGAAAAAAGCAGCCTTCGGGCTGCTTTTTTGTTGCCTGCGTTTTGTGCTGCACAGGCCCTTCAGTCTATCCGTGACCGAGTCGCGGCTTTTCGCGAGCAGGCTCGCTCCCACAGAGGAGCGCGTTCCAAATGGGGAGGGTTGCTCCCACAGGAATATGCATTCCAAATGTGGGAGCGAGCCTGCTCGCGATTCGATCTGTCAGGCGCTGGAACCTTCCGGTTGAATCAACGCCAGCAACGTCCACCCCGCCCCCGGCTTCAATGTCGTTTCCGGCGTCACCACATGCACCCAGCCACTGTCATCGCGCATGAACAGCAAGGTGGCTCGATTGCGGTGCAGCGCGCGGTAGTCCTCCCAGCCAAACCCTTCCGTCAGCGTTGTACTGTACAGTTCGGCACCCTGGCCCATTTGCCCGGCCAGTTTCGAATAGGTCAGCGCCTCACTGCCCAATTGGTTGCCGCGATGTTCCAGACTCGCCCGATGCTTGTCGCTGCGCCGGCTCTCATGCCCGCTGGCCAGACCAAACAAGCGCTGATGGCCGAAGTCATGACGAAAGCGCATCGCCGCCAATGTATTGAGTTCACCCGAGGGTGAGAGCGCCAGCAAATGCCCCAGCCCGACCAGATCCAGATGTGCATCGGCGTGCTGTGAGGCCGGGTTGCCGAAGTAGGTCGGCAGACCTTCCATACGCGCCGCACGAATGTTTTCCCAGCTCGAATCGGTCAGCAGTACGCGACTGCCCAGCTGCTGCAATGATTTGCCCAGTTCTCGCGCCGGGCCGTTGGCGCCGACGATCAGGAAGCCACTCGGCGCCGGCTCCGCGACCTTGAGCAGGCGTGCCAGCGGGCGCGCCGTCGCACTTTGCAGGACCACCGTGCCGATGATCACGGCGAAGGTCAGCGGCACCAGCAGCAGCGCGCCTTCATGCCCGGCCGCATCCAGGCGAATGGCGAAAATCGCTGACACCGCGGCCGCGACAATCCCGCGTGGTGCAATCCAGCACAGCAGCGCGCGTTCACGCCAGCTCAGGCTGGAGCCCGCCGTACTGAGCAGCACGTTCAACGGGCGAGCGACCAACTGGATTACCAGCAGCAGAATCAACACCACCGGCCCCAGCCCGATCAGCGCATTCAGGTCGAGCCGCGCGGCCAACAGAATGAACAATCCAGAAATCAGCAAAACGCTGAGGTTTTCCTTGAAGTGCAGGATGTGCCGCACATCCACGCCTTTCATGTTCGCCAGCCACATGCCCATCAGCGTGACCGCCAGCAAACCCGACTCATGCATGACCGCGTTGGCGGCAATAAAAATCCCGAGCACCGCTGCCAGCGAGGCGAGGTTGTGTAGATATTCCGGAAGCCATTGTCGACGGATCACCGTGCCGAGCACCCAGCCGCCGACAATGCCGAACGCTGCACCGCAGACAATCACCCCGCCGAAAGTGAACAGGCTCTGCTTGAGACCATGGCCTTCGGCGCTGGCGATGATAAAGCTGTACACCACCACGGCGAGCAGGGCGCCAATTGGGTCGATGACGATGCCTTCCCAGCGCAGAATATTGGCGATCGACGCTTTCGGCCGCACCACCCGCAGCATCGGTACGATCACCGTCGGGCCAGTGACGAGCGTCAGGCTGCCGAAAAGGATCGCCAGC comes from the Pseudomonas granadensis genome and includes:
- the purT gene encoding formate-dependent phosphoribosylglycinamide formyltransferase; this encodes MTRIGTPLSPTATRVLLCGCGELGKEVVIELQRLGVEVIAVDRYANAPAMQVAHRSHVINMLDGAALRAVIEAEKPHFIVPEIEAIATATLVELEAEGFTVIPTARAAQLTMNREGIRRLAAEELDLPTSPYHFADTFEDYSKAVEDLGFPCVVKPVMSSSGKGQSLLRSVDDVQKAWDYAQEGGRAGKGRVIIEGFIDFDYEITLLTVRHVGGTTFCAPVGHRQEKGDYQESWQPQAMSPLALAESERVAKAVTEALGGRGIFGVELFIKGDQVWFSEVSPRPHDTGLVTLISQDLSQFALHARAILGLPVPLIRQFGPSASAVILVEGQSTQTAFANLGAALSEPDTALRLFGKPEVNGQRRMGVALARDESIEAARAKATRASQAVVVEL
- the rpsP gene encoding 30S ribosomal protein S16 → MLTIRLALGGSKKRPFYHLTVTDSRNPRDGSHKEQVGFFNPVARGQEVRLSVNQERVAYWLSVGAQPSERVAQLLKESAKAAA
- a CDS encoding transporter associated domain-containing protein, which translates into the protein MDGLPIGPMLAVFALLIVWSGLFTAVEIAQQQLLAQRTASRASDKPLAKLNFPLDSLILCNTLCRALAVVIATLLAIFLCAENGPWAACLGVGAILLVFADYFPRSVAQRYPDAVLGLGNTLLAVPLKIVYPFAWLFSRLSSLLMSPFVRKAQVVQHSEDEAPADRHDDAEHPVRAHPVSGIHALDNITVNDILVPRSDVDGINLDDPIEAIIEQLRHNERTRLPVFHSDINQVEAVLNTRQVGHLLSNGELTREALLAASYEPYFVPESTPLQLQLLNFHKQQRRLGMVVDEYGEVLGIVTLEDILEEIVGEFESEHSLDNPHIHPQADGRMVIDGAASIRELNKCLGWHLPSDGPKTLNGLVTEALETIPESAVCLKIGRYRLEILETEDNRVSKVLIWLTSSVPVLIPAR
- the rimM gene encoding ribosome maturation factor RimM (Essential for efficient processing of 16S rRNA), producing MNATPAVADDLIVIGKIYSVHGVRGEVKVYSFTDPTENLLQYKTWTLKREGNVKQVELVSGRGSDKFLVAKLKGLDDREEARLLAGYEICVPRNLFAELTEGEYYWYQLEGLKVIDTLGQLLGKIDHLLETGANDVMVVKPCAGSLDDRERLLPYTGQCVLAVDLAAGEMKVDWDADF
- the trmD gene encoding tRNA (guanosine(37)-N1)-methyltransferase TrmD → MFSAIGDYGITSRAVKQGLLQLTCWNPRDYTTDRHHTVDDRPFGGGPGMVMKIKPLEDALVQAKAAAGEAAKVIYLSPQGRQLTQSAVRELAQSDALILIAGRYEGIDERFIEAHVDEEWSIGDYVLSGGELPAMVLIDAVTRLLPGALGHADSAEEDSFTDGLLDCPHYTRPEVYADQRVPDVLLSGNHAHIRRWRLQQSLGRTYERRADLLESRSLSGEEKKLLEEYIRERDDS
- the rplS gene encoding 50S ribosomal protein L19, encoding MTNKIILALEAEQMTKEIPTFAPGDTIVVQVKVKEGDRSRLQAFEGVVIAKRNRGVNSAFTVRKISNGVGVERTFQTYSPQIDSMAVKRRGDVRKAKLYYLRDLSGKAARIKEKLA
- a CDS encoding cytochrome C assembly family protein produces the protein MLPLSPSLLTTLAAALLYAAATLYQSTRLATGAKANKRLLVSLGVLAVVAHGASLLTHLLTPIGLGLDFFSASSLIAAAVIALTLLACSRIPVENLLVLLFPLGAITVLLAQFAPTGTVQIIDEEPGILAHILLSILAYGMFTIAVFQALLLLVQDHQLKHKHPSGLIKNFPPLQTMESLLFGFLWAGWTLLSLSLISGWLFVENLFAQHLVHKTLLACLAWIVFSVLLWGRNRLGWRGHKAIRWTLAGFCLLMLAYFGSKLVREYILHI
- a CDS encoding cation:proton antiporter, which produces MNEQQILLAFGGIGAAALGCQWLAWRLKLPAILFLLLTGILVGPVLGWLDPQEMFGPLLMPLVSLAVALILFEGSLTLHLSEWKEIGSVVHRLVTVGAISTWIVIAVATHFLLGFDWMLAILFGSLTLVTGPTVIVPMLRVVRPKASIANILRWEGIVIDPIGALLAVVVYSFIIASAEGHGLKQSLFTFGGVIVCGAAFGIVGGWVLGTVIRRQWLPEYLHNLASLAAVLGIFIAANAVMHESGLLAVTLMGMWLANMKGVDVRHILHFKENLSVLLISGLFILLAARLDLNALIGLGPVVLILLLVIQLVARPLNVLLSTAGSSLSWRERALLCWIAPRGIVAAAVSAIFAIRLDAAGHEGALLLVPLTFAVIIGTVVLQSATARPLARLLKVAEPAPSGFLIVGANGPARELGKSLQQLGSRVLLTDSSWENIRAARMEGLPTYFGNPASQHADAHLDLVGLGHLLALSPSGELNTLAAMRFRHDFGHQRLFGLASGHESRRSDKHRASLEHRGNQLGSEALTYSKLAGQMGQGAELYSTTLTEGFGWEDYRALHRNRATLLFMRDDSGWVHVVTPETTLKPGAGWTLLALIQPEGSSA
- a CDS encoding MFS transporter — its product is MTTTTALRDNAPAQPTNSATRVATASFIGTAIEFYDFYVYATAAALVIGPVFFPQTSGTAQMLSAFLTFGIAFLARPLGSALFGHFGDRVGRKSTLVASLLLMGVCTTLIGVLPGYDSIGAWAPILLCVLRFGQGLGLGGEWGGAALLATENAPKGKRAWFGMFPQLGPSIGFLAANGLFLTLAMTLDDEQFRSWGWRIPFLLSAALVMVGLYVRLKLHETPVFANAIARQERVKLPLVELFSQYWAPTLLGAAAMVVCYALFYISTVFSLSYGVSTLGYSRETFLGLLCFAVLFMAAATPLSAWASDRYGRKPVLIIGGVLAVLSGFLMEPLLTQGSTWGVALFLCIELFLMGVTFAPMGALLPELFPTHVRYTGASAAYNLGGIVGASAAPFFAQKLVAMGGLSYVGGYVSAAAVLSLIAVLCLKETKNNDLNRVA
- the ffh gene encoding signal recognition particle protein, with amino-acid sequence MFENLTDRLSQTLRHVTGKAKLTEDNIKDTLREVRMALLEADVALPVVKDFVNSVKERAVGTEVSRSLTPGQAFVKIVQAELESLMGAANEDLNLSAVPPAVILMAGLQGAGKTTTAGKLARFLKERKKKSVMVVSADVYRPAAIKQLETLANDIGVTFFPSDLSQKPVDIASAAIKEAKLKFIDVVIVDTAGRLHIDEEMMGEIKALHAAINPVETLFVVDAMTGQDAANTAKAFGDALPLTGVILTKVDGDARGGAALSVRAITGKPIKFIGMGEKSEALDPFHPERIASRILGMGDVLSLIEQAEATLDKDKADKLAKKLKKGKGFDLEDFRDQLQQMKNMGGLGGLMDKLPSIGGVNLSQMGNAQNAAEKQFKQMEAIINSMTPAERRDPELISGSRKRRIAMGSGTQVQDIGRLIKQHKQMQKMMKKFSAKGGMAKMMRGMGGMLPGGGMPKM